CCAATCGCGTTTTCCCACTATTTTCAAGATGTCCAGCGCCGCCTCCGCACAAGTTCCCAACTGGTTGTTCTCGGCGAAAAGCCCTCCCGCGTACATATATCCGTCCCCCACGGTCTTTAACTTCTCCAAACCGTGGTCCTTTACGATCAAGTCGAAGGCGTGAAAATAAGCGGCCAATTTCGTAACCAGCGCCTTATGACTGACGCGCGCCGCGATGTCGGAAAAACCTGCGATATCAATAAAGACGATCGTAACGTTGGGAACGGACCGCGGCAGCGGCGTCTCGACCTCCTTCAGCTCCTCTATAACTTGTTCGGGGAGTATGTTGCGTAGCAATTCGTCGGCGCGGCGGTGAGCCTCCTCGAGTTGCCGTGTCCTGAGTTTCAACTCGGCCTCGGTCCTCTTCTGGTCGGTTATGTCCAGCGCCACGCCCAAGGTATATTTATAATCGCCCCTGTCGTCGAAAAAGGGCGTCGACGAGACTAAAAAACGTCGTTCGCTGCCGTCTTTCCGGCGCATTACCGTCTCGTATTTCGTCGGTTCCCTACTACGCAACTTCCTTTCGGTAACCCCTTTCATCTTAAGGAACTCCCCCTCCGTCACCAACTCCCCGACGTTCATCCCCGTCAGTTCTTCTTTGGCGTACCCCAACATATCGCAGTAGGCCTGATTAACGAAAAGTATATTCTCGTCGCCGTCAACGATGGCGAACCCGCCGTGGATGGCCTCTACCAAACTGCGATACCGTTCCTCGCTCTCGCGTAAGGCCTCGCCGGCCTTCACCCGCTCCGTAACGTCCTCCGTAATTACGACCGCCCCCACTATTCCGCCGGAGGGGTTATGCAACGCGTTGATTTTCGTGTTCAAGATGCGCTCCCCCCTCTTCAACGTTTGATGGCGAAGGCGGCTTTGCTCAAAAGGCTCCCCTTCCTCGAGCGTCTTCTTGATCACGGCCCCCAAGGGTTCTTGGGCGAGGACCGGGAAGGCTTCAAAAATGTTCTTCCCCTCAATATCGCCGGAATCGACGCCGAATTGCCGCTCCATACCTTGGTTCCAAATTTTTACCGTGCCGTCCTTATCCAGCGCGTATATACCCACCTGGGTACTCTCTATTATGTTTTCCGTAAACTCGTTGAAATACTTCTTCTCCTCCTCCACGCGTATACGTTCCGCCACTTTGCGGCGGAGCTTCGCGTTGGCCTCTCTCAGCTCGCCGGTACGCTCGTCGACGAGCTCATCGAGGCGGCGACGGTAGCGGGTCAATTCCGCCTCGGCCCGCGTCCGCGCCGCTTCCGCCGCGTCCAACTCGAGGGCGACGCGGCGCAACCGCGCGAGCTCCTCTATCAGCTCCGCTTTAGTCTTCTTCTCGTCTTTCATTAAACTTGTACCCTCGGCGGGGTGCGACAGCCGGCGGGGAAAGCTGACCCGGAAAATATATGTTTAATAATAACATATTATCGGGTCAAATTTAGGGCTATAAAA
This genomic interval from bacterium contains the following:
- a CDS encoding PAS domain S-box protein gives rise to the protein MKDEKKTKAELIEELARLRRVALELDAAEAARTRAEAELTRYRRRLDELVDERTGELREANAKLRRKVAERIRVEEEKKYFNEFTENIIESTQVGIYALDKDGTVKIWNQGMERQFGVDSGDIEGKNIFEAFPVLAQEPLGAVIKKTLEEGEPFEQSRLRHQTLKRGERILNTKINALHNPSGGIVGAVVITEDVTERVKAGEALRESEERYRSLVEAIHGGFAIVDGDENILFVNQAYCDMLGYAKEELTGMNVGELVTEGEFLKMKGVTERKLRSREPTKYETVMRRKDGSERRFLVSSTPFFDDRGDYKYTLGVALDITDQKRTEAELKLRTRQLEEAHRRADELLRNILPEQVIEELKEVETPLPRSVPNVTIVFIDIAGFSDIAARVSHKALVTKLAAYFHAFDLIVKDHGLEKLKTVGDGYMYAGGLFAENNQLGTCAEAALDILKIVGKRDWQVRIGVHEGPCIAGLIKGWRMVYDVWGDTVNVAARLQEACEPGCINVSKKVYEELGDRFDFEYRGELPLYTLGPTPMYYLKGIKGS